One Kangiella geojedonensis DNA segment encodes these proteins:
- the trhA gene encoding PAQR family membrane homeostasis protein TrhA, whose translation MNQVEDNQIDSQVENQSRDHSEHARAHLDVELTEHTYSIGEEIANAMSHAIGALLSVAAMTMMIMSSLEPFNGWKLASGIVYGLSLVVLFTTSTLYHSFQPENLKKTFQTLDHCAIYFLIAGTYTPFVLVSLNGLWGWSLFGVIWGLAIFGVTFKVKFKQRFPRVSLITYILMGWVIVVAAPEMLDKVAPGALWLLLAGGLSYTLGTIFYAADRKIPYNHAIWHLFVLGGAVCHFLGIYLFVY comes from the coding sequence ATGAATCAAGTAGAAGACAATCAAATAGATAGTCAAGTAGAGAACCAATCAAGGGATCACTCGGAACACGCAAGAGCACATCTTGACGTCGAATTAACCGAACATACCTATAGTATCGGCGAAGAAATCGCCAATGCCATGAGCCATGCAATTGGCGCATTGTTAAGCGTTGCCGCCATGACCATGATGATCATGAGTTCGCTCGAACCATTTAATGGTTGGAAGTTAGCCAGTGGTATCGTGTATGGACTTAGCCTCGTGGTTTTATTCACGACATCGACGCTATACCACAGCTTCCAACCTGAAAACCTGAAAAAGACGTTTCAAACCTTAGATCACTGTGCCATATACTTTTTGATTGCTGGAACCTACACGCCGTTTGTACTCGTCAGCCTTAATGGCTTGTGGGGCTGGTCGTTATTCGGTGTTATTTGGGGGCTCGCGATATTCGGCGTGACCTTTAAAGTGAAATTTAAACAACGATTCCCAAGAGTATCCCTCATTACCTACATCCTCATGGGCTGGGTCATTGTCGTCGCAGCACCCGAAATGCTGGATAAAGTAGCCCCAGGCGCATTATGGCTATTATTAGCGGGCGGTTTGTCCTACACCCTCGGAACCATATTCTACGCAGCCGATCGCAAAATCCCCTACAACCATGCCATCTGGCACCTCTTTGTCCTTGGCGGCGCGGTTTGTCACTTCTTGGGGATTTATTTGTTTGTGTATTAG
- a CDS encoding NADPH-dependent 2,4-dienoyl-CoA reductase — protein sequence MKYQKLLEPLDLGFTQLKNRVLMGSMHTGLEEEKGGFEKMAEFYAARARGGVGLMVTGGISPNFRGRLAPHSSQLSSKRHVKKHKIITHAVHNAGGKIALQILHAGRYAYHPLSVSASKIKSPITPFTPKAMTERMIQKTIKHYARCARLAKEAGYDGVEIMGSEGYLINQFIVTRTNKRDDKWGGSYENRIRFPLEIIKAVKKAVGDDFITIYRLSMIDLVKGGSNWPEVVQLAKEVEKAGATIINTGIGWHEARVPTITTSVPRRAFTWVTKKLREEVSVPLITSNRINTPEVAEEVLADDCADMVSMARPLLADPDFVLKAEREQSQLINTCIACNQACLDHVFKQQRATCLVNPKACYETELVAQPLNFKKKLAVVGSGPAGLAFATEAAKRGHEVHLFDRAKKIGGQLNIANQIPGKEEFYETIRYFTHLLEETGVNLHLETEATVESLQDKFDEVIVAAGVKPRTPAIPGIEHEKVLSYIDVLLHKKPVGDKVAVIGAGGIGFDVSEYLVHKGESPTLNLDEWLKEWGIDRLYQDEGGLLDEAEVTPPARQVTMLQRKETKMGKGLGKTTGWIHRTSLKHKKVTMVSGVDYKEINDEGLVIEHKSSGKTETLEVDNVVICAGQLPNKELAEQLESKGCKVHLIGGADVAAELDAKRAIKQGTELALSI from the coding sequence GTGAAATATCAAAAACTATTAGAACCACTCGATCTTGGCTTTACTCAACTTAAAAACCGCGTGCTGATGGGCTCGATGCATACAGGCCTTGAAGAAGAAAAGGGCGGCTTTGAGAAAATGGCTGAATTTTATGCTGCCCGTGCCAGAGGCGGCGTTGGTTTAATGGTGACTGGTGGTATTTCGCCTAACTTTAGAGGACGATTAGCGCCACATTCCTCTCAGTTGAGTAGTAAGCGTCATGTTAAAAAGCACAAGATTATTACTCATGCGGTACATAACGCGGGCGGTAAAATCGCTTTGCAAATTCTACATGCCGGTCGCTATGCCTATCATCCATTGTCAGTATCGGCTTCAAAAATAAAGTCGCCGATAACTCCGTTTACACCAAAAGCGATGACGGAACGTATGATTCAGAAAACCATCAAGCATTACGCGCGCTGCGCGCGATTAGCCAAAGAAGCGGGCTATGATGGTGTGGAAATCATGGGATCAGAGGGTTATTTAATTAACCAGTTTATCGTCACGCGCACTAACAAGCGCGATGACAAGTGGGGTGGCAGTTATGAAAATCGGATCCGCTTCCCGTTAGAAATCATTAAGGCTGTTAAGAAAGCAGTCGGAGATGACTTTATTACGATTTATCGTCTTTCTATGATTGATTTAGTGAAAGGCGGCAGCAATTGGCCTGAAGTGGTTCAGCTGGCTAAAGAAGTTGAAAAAGCAGGCGCCACTATCATTAACACTGGCATCGGTTGGCACGAAGCCCGTGTACCAACGATTACGACTTCAGTACCACGCCGAGCCTTTACCTGGGTAACGAAAAAACTTCGTGAAGAAGTGAGCGTACCTCTAATTACTTCTAACCGAATTAATACGCCGGAAGTGGCGGAAGAAGTGCTGGCGGATGATTGTGCGGACATGGTTTCCATGGCGCGACCTTTACTGGCCGATCCTGACTTTGTTCTTAAAGCTGAGAGAGAACAAAGCCAATTAATCAATACCTGTATTGCCTGTAACCAGGCGTGTCTTGATCATGTATTTAAGCAACAACGTGCTACCTGCTTAGTTAATCCGAAAGCCTGTTATGAAACTGAGTTAGTCGCGCAGCCGCTGAATTTTAAAAAGAAACTTGCTGTCGTTGGTTCTGGCCCAGCAGGCTTAGCGTTTGCTACTGAAGCCGCGAAGCGTGGTCACGAGGTTCACCTTTTCGATCGTGCAAAGAAAATTGGTGGCCAGTTGAATATCGCTAACCAGATTCCTGGTAAAGAAGAATTCTATGAAACGATTCGATACTTTACTCATTTGCTTGAAGAAACGGGGGTTAACCTCCATTTAGAGACCGAAGCAACGGTTGAAAGCTTACAAGACAAGTTTGATGAAGTGATTGTGGCGGCTGGTGTTAAGCCGAGAACTCCTGCTATTCCTGGTATTGAGCATGAAAAGGTCTTGTCTTACATTGACGTTTTGCTACATAAAAAACCTGTGGGTGACAAGGTAGCAGTAATAGGCGCGGGTGGTATCGGTTTCGATGTATCGGAATACTTGGTGCATAAAGGCGAATCTCCGACCTTAAACCTTGACGAGTGGCTAAAAGAGTGGGGCATTGATCGCCTGTATCAAGACGAAGGCGGTTTGCTTGATGAAGCAGAAGTGACGCCTCCGGCACGCCAAGTAACTATGCTTCAGCGTAAAGAAACCAAGATGGGTAAAGGCCTTGGAAAAACCACTGGCTGGATTCATCGGACTAGCTTAAAGCATAAAAAAGTTACTATGGTTTCTGGGGTTGATTACAAAGAAATTAATGATGAAGGCCTAGTGATTGAGCATAAGTCTTCAGGCAAAACGGAAACGCTTGAAGTGGATAACGTGGTTATCTGTGCAGGCCAGTTGCCAAACAAAGAATTAGCAGAGCAGCTTGAAAGTAAAGGCTGTAAAGTACACTTAATCGGTGGCGCAGACGTTGCCGCTGAATTAGATGCTAAAAGAGCCATTAAACAGGGCACTGAATTAGCATTAAGCATTTAG
- the sppA gene encoding signal peptide peptidase SppA, producing the protein MSKPNSMIGRFFYRIWKTVDVAGRLLIGLIAITIFVFMVRSCVSGPDLPKVNEGSALILNPTGTLVEQTTYMDPIEEIIADAQGTKNPETSMYDLLDAIEYAKNDDNISVLVLQTNNLMGAYGGISKYQDLREAIDSFKESGKKVIAIGDWYSQGQYYLASAADEVYMNPKGSLMFEGMARTGTYYKSALDKLGVNVHVFRVGTFKSAVEPFIRDSMSEAAKEANIEWLGDLWKHMRDDIAASRGKSADEMDSFIENYLSIIKENDGNGALAAVEHGFIDKLISRAEFRDYMINLVGFNDDEDSYQAIGFKSYLKARRPLVDMPSGKDKIAVIVAKGEIVDGSRKEGTIGGDSTAKLIRKARLDDSVKAIVMRVDSPGGSAFASEVIRSEIVQAQKEGKIVVTSMAGMAASGGYWISATSDEIWAHPTTITGSIGIFGMVPTFEQPLNELGVYRDGVGTTKWARSFDVMSGISDDLKEVIQLNIEKGYDDFLTLVANGRDMTKAEVDEIAQGRVWSGEDAHRLGLVDKLGDLDDAIESAAKLANVSDYEVRFVKREIDPTEQMLRDILQNAKASGDTAKVQALTAQSNPLVNAISSQVRDAYKLVTDYNDPNHAYLHCMCEVK; encoded by the coding sequence GTGTCAAAACCCAACTCAATGATTGGTAGATTTTTTTACCGCATTTGGAAAACTGTCGATGTAGCCGGTCGCTTGTTAATCGGCCTAATAGCCATCACAATTTTTGTCTTCATGGTAAGAAGCTGCGTTAGTGGCCCTGACCTGCCGAAAGTAAATGAAGGTTCAGCATTGATATTAAACCCAACGGGCACCCTAGTCGAACAAACGACTTATATGGACCCGATTGAGGAAATTATTGCTGATGCACAAGGTACAAAGAACCCTGAGACATCCATGTATGACCTTTTGGATGCTATCGAATACGCTAAAAATGATGACAACATCAGCGTTTTGGTACTACAAACCAACAACTTAATGGGTGCTTATGGCGGCATTAGCAAATATCAAGATTTGCGCGAAGCTATCGATTCTTTTAAAGAGTCAGGCAAAAAAGTCATCGCTATTGGCGACTGGTACTCGCAAGGCCAGTACTACTTAGCTTCTGCTGCCGATGAGGTTTACATGAACCCTAAAGGTAGCCTGATGTTTGAAGGTATGGCGCGAACAGGCACTTACTACAAATCAGCGTTAGATAAGCTAGGTGTAAACGTCCACGTTTTCCGCGTTGGTACTTTTAAATCTGCGGTAGAGCCATTTATTCGCGACAGCATGTCTGAGGCGGCTAAAGAAGCTAACATCGAATGGTTAGGCGATTTATGGAAGCACATGCGTGATGATATCGCTGCTTCGCGTGGCAAGTCGGCTGACGAAATGGACAGCTTTATCGAAAACTACTTAAGCATCATTAAAGAAAATGACGGTAATGGCGCACTAGCTGCAGTTGAACATGGCTTTATTGATAAATTAATTTCACGAGCTGAATTCCGTGATTACATGATCAACTTAGTTGGCTTTAACGATGATGAAGACTCTTATCAAGCTATCGGCTTCAAAAGCTATTTAAAAGCACGCCGTCCTTTAGTCGATATGCCAAGCGGTAAAGACAAAATTGCTGTGATTGTTGCAAAAGGCGAAATCGTTGACGGTAGCCGCAAAGAAGGCACTATCGGTGGCGACAGCACTGCGAAATTGATCCGCAAGGCTCGCCTAGACGATTCAGTTAAAGCAATCGTTATGCGCGTAGACAGCCCAGGAGGCAGCGCATTCGCATCCGAGGTTATCCGCAGTGAAATCGTTCAAGCGCAGAAAGAAGGTAAAATTGTCGTGACCTCTATGGCTGGTATGGCGGCTTCTGGTGGTTACTGGATCTCTGCAACTTCAGACGAAATTTGGGCTCACCCTACTACGATTACCGGCTCAATTGGTATTTTCGGTATGGTTCCAACGTTTGAGCAACCGCTGAATGAACTCGGTGTTTATCGCGATGGTGTCGGTACTACCAAATGGGCTCGCTCCTTCGATGTCATGTCGGGTATTTCTGACGACTTAAAAGAAGTCATTCAACTTAATATTGAAAAAGGCTACGACGACTTCTTAACGCTTGTCGCTAATGGCCGTGACATGACTAAAGCAGAAGTTGATGAAATTGCACAAGGTCGTGTTTGGTCGGGCGAAGATGCACATCGTTTAGGTCTTGTTGATAAGCTAGGTGACTTGGATGATGCCATTGAGTCAGCCGCGAAACTAGCCAATGTCAGCGACTATGAAGTCCGTTTTGTGAAACGTGAGATAGACCCAACTGAACAAATGCTTCGTGACATCCTGCAAAACGCAAAAGCGTCAGGTGATACGGCCAAAGTTCAAGCGTTAACAGCGCAGTCTAACCCACTGGTCAATGCTATCAGCTCACAAGTTCGTGATGCGTATAAACTAGTAACAGACTACAATGACCCTAACCATGCGTACTTACACTGCATGTGTGAAGTTAAATAG
- a CDS encoding putative porin, with the protein MKFKLLTAAAILSTSMSVSSNEYQWFSELAYSNIDAGGGLVDALSLEGQYFFDNKKALGPYNEFEYINKVSNIDASYSNIGLGDYYVTQASGEFFVNNFLLGLGLSDDKFGNNPKDFTLGYLFSDNFLVRVDAVDPEEGDTVYNISAAYNHQINATDYIGFTLATDDDTDMVSLSSKYFTHLGDDNYLAAEFSIVDTDVDNYWSLGASYYFNKATSVFASLDDNDLYEIGARHFFDENISLYGAYSSQDDSGFDIDIYTIGLTAQF; encoded by the coding sequence GTGAAATTTAAATTACTTACAGCAGCTGCAATTCTTTCGACTTCAATGTCAGTTTCATCAAACGAGTACCAGTGGTTCTCAGAGCTAGCTTACAGCAATATTGACGCTGGTGGCGGTTTGGTTGACGCATTATCGCTAGAAGGTCAGTACTTCTTCGATAACAAGAAAGCTTTAGGTCCATACAACGAATTTGAATACATCAATAAAGTTAGCAACATCGATGCTTCATACAGCAACATCGGTTTAGGCGATTACTATGTGACTCAAGCCTCTGGTGAGTTTTTCGTCAATAACTTTTTATTGGGACTTGGTTTGTCTGACGACAAGTTCGGAAACAATCCAAAAGACTTCACTTTAGGCTACTTGTTCAGCGATAACTTCTTAGTTCGTGTTGACGCTGTAGATCCAGAAGAAGGCGATACGGTTTACAACATCTCTGCAGCTTATAATCACCAAATCAACGCTACTGATTACATTGGTTTCACTTTAGCGACTGATGATGATACTGACATGGTTTCTTTGTCTTCTAAGTACTTCACGCACCTAGGCGATGATAACTACTTAGCAGCTGAGTTCTCGATTGTAGATACAGACGTAGACAACTACTGGTCTTTAGGTGCTAGCTACTACTTCAATAAAGCAACTTCAGTATTTGCGTCTCTAGACGATAACGACTTGTATGAAATTGGAGCTAGACACTTCTTTGATGAGAATATTTCGCTTTATGGCGCTTACTCATCACAAGATGACAGCGGTTTTGATATCGATATTTACACTATCGGTCTTACTGCTCAATTCTAG
- a CDS encoding YcgN family cysteine cluster protein, protein MSKPINKFWLTTPLHEMSHEQWESLCDGCGKCCRIQFLDDDDTMLMQTDVACGLLDTESLRCTDYDNRLSKVPDCVQITPETLKDYYWLPSSCSYKVVERGEDLPEWHHLISGERNTIHQRGHSLQGKLVSERDVPEQEVEERIIEWIAITD, encoded by the coding sequence TTGTCTAAGCCTATTAACAAATTTTGGTTAACCACACCTTTGCATGAAATGTCCCATGAACAGTGGGAGTCTTTATGTGACGGTTGCGGCAAATGTTGTCGTATCCAATTTTTAGATGATGACGATACGATGCTGATGCAAACAGATGTGGCGTGCGGCTTGCTAGACACTGAATCACTCCGTTGCACCGATTATGATAATAGGCTGAGTAAAGTCCCAGATTGTGTCCAAATAACGCCTGAAACCTTAAAAGACTATTACTGGCTGCCGAGCAGTTGTTCATACAAAGTTGTCGAGCGAGGAGAGGATTTACCCGAGTGGCATCATTTAATCTCAGGTGAGCGTAATACCATCCATCAGCGAGGTCATAGTTTACAAGGAAAGCTGGTTAGTGAAAGAGACGTTCCAGAACAAGAAGTTGAAGAGCGGATTATCGAGTGGATTGCTATAACTGATTGA
- a CDS encoding YcgL domain-containing protein produces the protein MMCSVFKSAKKPDTYLYVPYEADFGELPEGLTSVWGEPELVMHIDLDKRDKLALIDINELKIKLEEDGYYLQMPPTQEELAGLVESNSKAPITR, from the coding sequence ATGATGTGCAGTGTATTTAAAAGCGCAAAGAAGCCTGATACCTATTTATATGTTCCTTACGAAGCTGACTTTGGTGAATTACCGGAAGGCCTCACTAGCGTTTGGGGCGAACCTGAGCTAGTCATGCATATTGATTTAGATAAGCGTGACAAGTTGGCGTTAATTGATATCAATGAGTTAAAGATAAAGCTAGAAGAAGATGGTTACTACCTTCAAATGCCTCCGACACAAGAAGAGTTAGCTGGTTTGGTAGAAAGTAACTCAAAAGCTCCTATCACTCGATAG
- the rnd gene encoding ribonuclease D, translated as MSRFELDHHSELVAVEKVTSEQRLEELCQSWLEQDVLAIDTEFDRTNTFFHKLALIQVYDGDEIYLIDPLVIDDLSAFGEVLKKESILKVLHSCSEDLEALHNSYGFPMSSVFDTQIAAALCDFGQMLGYGNMVELLLGLTLDKEHTKTDWLARPLSEEQKIYAAQDVQFLLPCFYRLREKLLEKGHYGFVLEDTQSIYQAIAHQGDFEHAYLKIKGAYRLQPKHLLRLKKTVAWREQLARDKDIPKTFIFRDHHLLEICQHPKPSTGLLLQLGCNRGSIRKYGSELLSIIAQADKSDSSEWPDPVLAFHKLPSAKQKLKALKQEAQQIAEANDIPEQALTSKRLLEYVIQTDLGVMSRPNQFWNGWRKELLQKRFEQRLTEFS; from the coding sequence TTGAGTCGATTTGAATTAGATCACCATTCCGAGTTAGTTGCTGTTGAGAAGGTCACTTCTGAGCAGCGACTTGAAGAGTTGTGCCAATCTTGGTTAGAACAAGACGTATTAGCGATTGATACTGAGTTTGACCGCACCAATACCTTTTTTCATAAATTAGCGTTAATTCAAGTTTATGATGGCGATGAAATCTACTTGATTGATCCGCTGGTCATTGACGATTTGAGCGCTTTTGGTGAAGTGCTAAAAAAAGAAAGCATCCTTAAAGTCCTGCACAGCTGTAGCGAAGACTTAGAAGCGCTACACAACAGTTATGGCTTCCCCATGAGCTCCGTGTTTGATACGCAAATTGCTGCCGCTTTATGCGACTTTGGCCAGATGCTTGGTTACGGCAATATGGTGGAACTTTTGTTAGGCTTAACTCTCGACAAAGAGCACACCAAAACAGATTGGTTAGCCCGGCCTTTAAGCGAAGAGCAAAAAATATATGCGGCACAAGACGTACAATTTTTACTGCCATGCTTTTATCGGTTGCGCGAAAAGTTGCTGGAAAAGGGGCATTATGGATTTGTGCTAGAAGATACTCAGTCGATTTATCAAGCTATTGCCCACCAAGGTGATTTTGAGCATGCTTACTTAAAAATAAAAGGGGCCTACCGTTTACAGCCTAAGCATTTATTGCGCCTTAAGAAAACCGTGGCGTGGCGTGAACAACTCGCTCGTGACAAAGACATCCCAAAAACCTTTATTTTTCGCGACCACCATCTGCTAGAAATTTGTCAACACCCTAAACCATCCACTGGGCTCTTGCTCCAGCTAGGTTGTAATCGAGGCAGTATTCGTAAATATGGTTCGGAGTTATTGAGTATAATCGCTCAAGCTGACAAGAGTGACTCATCTGAATGGCCAGATCCAGTATTAGCATTTCATAAGCTACCGTCCGCTAAGCAAAAGCTTAAGGCGTTAAAACAAGAAGCTCAGCAAATTGCTGAGGCTAATGATATACCTGAGCAAGCATTAACCAGCAAACGTCTGTTAGAATATGTCATACAGACTGATTTAGGGGTAATGTCACGCCCAAACCAGTTCTGGAATGGTTGGCGTAAAGAATTGCTACAGAAGCGATTTGAACAACGCCTGACAGAATTTTCTTAA